One Archangium lipolyticum DNA window includes the following coding sequences:
- a CDS encoding sensor histidine kinase → MKLYQQLVLFMFAATVLPLAAMGFLLLSRAESELAGRIVSEQRIIAVTTAESVSAELVKTVEVIARSAEAIPWEHATPEEFRGALSLLYEQSPSVSAVLHLDSEGFPQGPPIFRAAGESEHPGFELSGAPALAQAVPVQSLRRGNKGQAALGRVYAHAPSGRAAVAVAVKLGDGEAAPYAILEIVLSDLEEMLVRHAGDSPGYIDLVDASSSRILASSLPERRLRPLDSTLATWLSSGGEQVRGFRMGEPVQRVSTARVPRVPGFDVVVAVDEAVALAPVRTMRRTVLLSIFAAFGVLLALGGLYTRRVNRRLSEVVAGVDAFGRGELDRRVRLEGDDELTDLAYAFNRMGGELEAARAKLMRWNDDLKARVDEATAELRDAQVQLLEAQKLAAVGQLGAGVAHEINNPLAGILGNVQLMLLERDEKDPDFDSLRKIELSAKRCREITQNLLRFSQQRARPELRSVDLNAVVRDALSLTENQIRGEGISLLTDLISPPVRVKGDPGHLSQVVLAMLSNARTAMMKSETKRLVLRTGERDGRGFLEVEDTGKGIAPEHRSRIFEPFFTTKDVWTNVGLGLSVAWRVISEAGGTIEVRTEVGQGTCFTVWLPKV, encoded by the coding sequence ATGAAGCTCTACCAGCAGCTCGTCCTCTTCATGTTCGCCGCCACGGTGTTGCCCCTGGCGGCGATGGGCTTCCTGCTGCTGTCTCGCGCGGAGTCGGAGCTGGCCGGGCGCATCGTCTCCGAGCAGCGCATCATCGCCGTCACCACCGCCGAGAGCGTGTCCGCGGAGCTGGTGAAGACGGTGGAGGTCATCGCCCGCTCGGCGGAGGCCATCCCCTGGGAGCACGCCACCCCCGAGGAGTTCCGCGGCGCCCTGTCGCTCCTCTATGAGCAGTCGCCCTCCGTCAGCGCGGTGCTGCACCTGGACTCGGAGGGCTTTCCCCAGGGGCCTCCCATCTTCCGGGCCGCCGGGGAGAGCGAGCACCCGGGCTTCGAGCTCTCCGGTGCTCCGGCGCTCGCCCAGGCGGTGCCGGTGCAGTCGCTGCGCCGTGGCAACAAGGGACAGGCCGCCCTGGGCCGCGTCTACGCGCACGCCCCCAGCGGGCGCGCGGCGGTGGCGGTGGCGGTGAAGCTGGGCGATGGGGAGGCGGCGCCCTACGCCATCCTCGAGATCGTCCTCTCGGATCTGGAGGAGATGCTGGTGCGGCATGCCGGGGACTCGCCGGGCTACATCGACCTGGTGGATGCCTCCTCCTCGCGCATCCTCGCCAGCTCCCTGCCGGAGCGGCGCCTGCGGCCGTTGGACTCCACGCTGGCCACCTGGCTCTCCTCGGGCGGCGAGCAGGTGCGCGGCTTCCGCATGGGCGAGCCCGTTCAGCGGGTGAGCACCGCGCGGGTTCCCCGGGTCCCCGGCTTCGACGTGGTGGTGGCGGTGGACGAGGCCGTCGCCCTGGCGCCGGTGCGCACCATGCGCCGCACGGTGTTGCTGTCCATCTTCGCCGCCTTCGGGGTGCTGCTCGCCCTGGGTGGGCTCTACACCCGCCGGGTCAACCGCCGCCTGTCCGAGGTGGTGGCCGGCGTCGACGCCTTCGGCCGGGGCGAGCTGGACCGCCGGGTCCGGCTGGAGGGCGATGACGAGCTCACCGACCTGGCCTACGCCTTCAACCGCATGGGTGGAGAGCTGGAGGCCGCCCGCGCGAAGCTGATGCGCTGGAACGACGACCTCAAGGCCCGGGTGGACGAGGCCACCGCCGAGCTGCGCGACGCCCAGGTCCAGCTGCTCGAGGCCCAGAAGCTCGCGGCGGTGGGCCAGCTCGGCGCCGGCGTGGCCCATGAGATCAACAACCCCCTGGCCGGCATCCTCGGCAACGTCCAGCTGATGTTGCTCGAACGTGACGAGAAGGATCCCGACTTCGACTCACTGCGGAAGATCGAGCTGAGCGCCAAGCGCTGCAGGGAGATCACCCAGAACCTGCTGCGCTTCTCCCAGCAGCGGGCCCGGCCCGAGCTGCGCTCGGTGGATCTCAACGCCGTCGTCCGCGACGCGCTCTCACTCACGGAGAATCAGATTCGCGGAGAGGGAATCTCCCTGCTCACCGACCTGATCTCCCCACCGGTGCGGGTGAAGGGGGACCCGGGGCACCTGTCCCAGGTGGTGCTGGCGATGCTGTCCAACGCGCGCACCGCGATGATGAAGAGCGAGACGAAGCGGCTCGTGTTGCGCACCGGCGAGCGGGACGGGCGCGGCTTCCTCGAGGTGGAGGACACGGGCAAGGGCATCGCCCCCGAGCACCGCTCGCGCATCTTCGAGCCCTTCTTCACCACCAAGGACGTCTGGACCAACGTGGGCCTGGGCCTGTCGGTGGCCTGGCGGGTGATCAGCGAGGCGGGCGGCACCATCGAGGTGCGCACGGAAGTGGGGCAGGGCACCTGCTTCACCGTGTGGTTGCCGAAGGTGTGA
- the lexA gene encoding transcriptional repressor LexA, with translation MEELTERQREILAFIVKETESRGFPPTIREIGEEMDIRSTNGVNDHLKALERKGYLNRGEQQSRSLVPTKRARLLLGLGVRKESGMVEVPLLGKVAAGAPLLAQENVEDSVRIDSFLLGGQGREVFALRVKGNSMIDDGIFDGDYLFVRKTPQAQAGDIVVALIEDEATVKRYYPEGERIRFQPANATMQPIYVSKAEFRSTMILGQVVGVYRKLPGGKI, from the coding sequence ATGGAAGAGCTGACGGAACGCCAGCGGGAAATCCTGGCCTTCATCGTCAAGGAGACGGAGTCGCGGGGCTTCCCTCCGACGATCCGGGAGATTGGCGAGGAGATGGATATCCGCTCGACCAACGGGGTGAACGATCACCTCAAGGCACTCGAGCGCAAGGGGTACCTGAACCGGGGCGAGCAGCAGAGCCGTTCGCTGGTACCGACCAAGCGGGCGAGGCTGCTGCTGGGACTGGGGGTGAGGAAGGAATCGGGGATGGTGGAGGTGCCGCTGCTGGGCAAGGTAGCGGCGGGCGCTCCCCTGCTTGCTCAGGAGAACGTGGAGGACTCGGTCCGCATCGACAGCTTCCTGCTGGGAGGCCAGGGGCGCGAGGTGTTCGCCCTCCGGGTCAAGGGCAACTCGATGATCGACGACGGCATCTTCGACGGGGACTACCTCTTCGTGCGCAAGACGCCGCAGGCGCAGGCCGGAGACATCGTGGTGGCGCTGATCGAGGACGAGGCGACGGTGAAACGCTACTACCCGGAGGGAGAGCGCATCCGGTTCCAGCCGGCGAACGCCACGATGCAGCCCATCTACGTGAGCAAGGCGGAGTTCCGCTCGACGATGATCCTGGGCCAGGTGGTGGGGGTGTACCGCAAGCTCCCCGGCGGGAAGATCTGA
- a CDS encoding TolB-like translocation protein, with amino-acid sequence MLRTPILLVCLLPALALGQTVGAPIHGKSLVINNGPGDQTDPHVSGPVVSYTQRLSISSSEIHYHDVLTGTDRVIPNEGGFDSSSEVSGDTVVFTRTTSGNRVYRFNVRKGGMAEELAPRTGADRRAVAIGNQTVAWQELGYTAGSKPAELFAFRLDSQALTLLTDDLLLDKTPAVSADGSTVVWAKCATSTDGCDIWSARTVEGGYEVAQLTGTEGEDSAPDTNGEVAVYVTARTVNGVLESDIAWQPVGGGLARYLPLPGADANPSISGPLIAFEQKASATSSNVDVVLYDLRTQTYYRLTDTPETETLSDISVEPDGLVRVVWAVRQEGDLNVYAYVFRLPTDCAPTPTIENPAAVCALPGARPLLGSLQVNRSSDTSEVASLELNALGTGVLCVDNGYKGSRATAGRVWLGPGLHVGPESFGLDVPGAAKAVPLQGSFKLSAQADGVPGGAFQVRVYGEPSCDVEVGGGGPTKEVGEIHHGQLVPSVPVNTSGTKGRMARGFVPSGYEGLAKASGSGFGTGGSGLVAGVEAPQKPFPGCGAAGGPVSVLGVWLFAALSFRHRTARNRARAAARR; translated from the coding sequence ATGCTGCGGACGCCCATCCTGCTTGTGTGCCTGCTGCCCGCGCTGGCCCTTGGCCAGACCGTCGGGGCGCCGATACACGGCAAATCCCTGGTCATCAACAACGGGCCAGGAGACCAGACGGATCCCCACGTGAGCGGTCCGGTGGTGTCCTACACGCAGCGGCTGAGCATCAGCAGCAGTGAGATCCACTACCACGATGTGCTCACGGGAACGGATCGCGTCATCCCCAACGAGGGCGGTTTCGACTCCAGCTCCGAGGTGAGCGGAGACACGGTGGTCTTCACCCGCACCACCAGCGGCAACCGCGTCTACCGCTTCAATGTCCGCAAGGGGGGAATGGCGGAGGAGCTCGCCCCCCGCACGGGCGCGGACCGGCGCGCCGTCGCCATCGGCAACCAGACGGTGGCGTGGCAGGAGCTGGGCTATACCGCTGGCTCCAAGCCGGCGGAGCTCTTCGCCTTCCGCCTGGATTCGCAGGCGCTCACCCTGCTGACGGACGATCTGCTCCTGGACAAGACGCCCGCCGTCAGCGCGGATGGGTCGACGGTGGTGTGGGCGAAGTGCGCCACCAGCACCGACGGGTGCGACATCTGGTCGGCCCGCACGGTCGAGGGGGGCTACGAGGTCGCTCAGCTCACGGGGACGGAGGGCGAGGATTCCGCGCCCGACACCAACGGCGAGGTGGCGGTGTACGTCACCGCGCGCACCGTCAACGGCGTGTTGGAATCGGACATCGCCTGGCAGCCGGTGGGAGGCGGTCTGGCCCGGTACCTCCCGCTGCCGGGAGCGGACGCCAACCCCAGCATCAGCGGCCCGCTGATCGCCTTCGAGCAGAAGGCTTCCGCCACGTCCTCCAACGTCGACGTCGTGCTGTACGACCTGCGCACGCAGACGTACTACCGCCTCACCGACACGCCGGAGACCGAGACGCTCAGCGACATCAGCGTGGAGCCGGATGGTCTGGTGCGCGTGGTGTGGGCGGTGCGGCAGGAGGGCGATCTCAACGTCTACGCCTACGTGTTCCGCCTGCCGACGGACTGCGCGCCGACACCGACCATCGAGAATCCGGCCGCCGTGTGCGCCCTGCCCGGGGCCCGGCCGCTGCTGGGCTCCCTGCAAGTGAACCGTTCCTCGGACACCTCGGAGGTGGCCTCCCTGGAGCTCAATGCCCTGGGCACCGGCGTGCTGTGCGTGGACAACGGCTACAAGGGCTCGCGAGCCACGGCGGGCCGGGTGTGGCTCGGCCCGGGCTTGCACGTGGGCCCCGAGTCCTTCGGGCTCGATGTGCCGGGCGCGGCCAAGGCGGTGCCGCTGCAGGGCAGCTTCAAGCTGTCCGCCCAGGCGGACGGCGTGCCCGGCGGTGCCTTCCAGGTGCGCGTCTACGGTGAGCCGTCGTGCGATGTCGAGGTGGGGGGCGGGGGGCCGACCAAGGAGGTGGGGGAGATCCACCATGGCCAGCTCGTGCCCTCCGTGCCCGTGAACACCAGTGGGACGAAGGGGCGTATGGCCCGCGGCTTCGTGCCGAGCGGGTACGAGGGGCTGGCCAAGGCGTCGGGCAGTGGCTTCGGCACGGGCGGCTCGGGACTGGTGGCGGGTGTCGAGGCTCCGCAGAAGCCGTTCCCGGGCTGCGGCGCGGCGGGCGGCCCGGTGTCCGTGCTCGGCGTGTGGCTGTTCGCCGCGTTGTCGTTCCGTCACAGGACCGCCCGGAATCGGGCCCGTGCCGCCGCTCGTCGATAG
- a CDS encoding tetratricopeptide repeat protein — protein MNPRWRVLPLLALLAAGCEDRPSPPGPKEQAEGYYIKGTSEYLQGQFDAAILSFNTMKELSPEDPRLPAAYGEVYLSMGRFNDAAAQFELALKRDPKRSTNWSRMGFIHAQLGRLDEAESALRKALALYPRDFNALEQLAEIHLKRGDKDAAVRHFALAAEHCPEGSKSSLVLRAVEVLTQDGRHAEALAVLGDWVGKGVRSPELLSALGDEQVRAGQLVPAAASYREAASNSPKDPTLWELVGEIYTKLDKPADALAAYRESLRVKDRAIVHVAIARLHLARNERQAAEEELGKALEAVSGSDVRELTELSGLLSTFGRKEDALRILVNLSAEPDHSKDLELQLRTASLARELKDEGTVRTVCDRIANSGVKLKKCP, from the coding sequence ATGAACCCGCGCTGGCGCGTCCTGCCCCTCCTCGCCCTCCTCGCCGCCGGTTGTGAGGACCGTCCCTCTCCCCCCGGCCCCAAGGAACAGGCCGAGGGCTATTACATCAAGGGCACCTCCGAGTACCTCCAGGGTCAGTTCGACGCGGCCATCCTCTCCTTCAACACCATGAAGGAGCTCTCCCCGGAGGATCCCCGCCTGCCCGCCGCCTACGGCGAGGTCTACCTCTCCATGGGCCGCTTCAACGACGCCGCCGCCCAGTTCGAGCTCGCCCTGAAGCGCGACCCCAAGCGCTCCACCAACTGGAGCCGCATGGGCTTCATCCACGCCCAGCTCGGCCGGCTCGACGAGGCCGAGAGTGCCCTGCGCAAGGCCCTCGCTCTCTACCCTCGCGACTTCAACGCCCTGGAGCAGCTCGCGGAGATCCACCTCAAGCGCGGTGACAAGGATGCCGCCGTGAGGCACTTCGCCCTCGCCGCCGAGCACTGCCCCGAGGGCAGCAAGTCCTCCCTCGTGCTGCGCGCCGTCGAGGTGCTCACCCAGGATGGGCGTCACGCCGAGGCCCTCGCGGTCCTCGGGGACTGGGTCGGCAAGGGCGTGCGCTCTCCCGAGCTGCTCTCCGCGCTCGGCGATGAGCAGGTCCGCGCCGGCCAGCTCGTCCCCGCCGCGGCCTCCTACCGCGAGGCCGCCAGCAACTCGCCCAAGGATCCCACCTTGTGGGAGCTCGTCGGGGAGATCTACACGAAGCTCGACAAGCCCGCCGATGCCCTCGCCGCCTACCGCGAGTCCCTCCGCGTGAAGGACCGCGCCATCGTCCACGTGGCCATCGCGCGTCTTCACCTGGCTCGCAACGAGCGCCAGGCCGCCGAGGAGGAGCTGGGCAAGGCTCTCGAGGCCGTCTCCGGCTCCGATGTACGTGAGCTCACCGAGCTGTCCGGCCTGCTCTCCACGTTCGGCCGGAAGGAGGACGCGCTGCGCATCCTCGTCAACCTCAGCGCCGAGCCGGATCACTCCAAGGATTTGGAGCTGCAGCTTCGCACCGCGAGTCTTGCTCGCGAGCTCAAGGATGAGGGCACCGTTCGCACGGTGTGTGACCGCATCGCGAACAGCGGGGTGAAGCTCAAGAAGTGCCCTTGA
- a CDS encoding diguanylate cyclase domain-containing protein: MQRRLADRQPFAFCYLDLDNLKAYNDYYGFAKADGVIRQTGDLLREVFGQEGLPGDFLGHVAGDDFVFVTSPESVDRICQRAIESFDGIIPLYYDKQDRERGYIETDDRYGEKRKFPIMSVSVVAVLSDGLTPDHAELARRAADMKKRAKAIQGSVYLRSDRELAMSRTAAG; encoded by the coding sequence GTGCAGCGCCGGCTCGCCGACCGCCAGCCCTTCGCCTTCTGCTACCTCGATCTGGACAACCTCAAGGCCTACAACGACTACTACGGCTTCGCGAAGGCCGACGGCGTCATCCGCCAGACGGGAGATCTGCTGCGCGAGGTGTTCGGCCAGGAGGGTCTGCCCGGCGACTTCCTGGGACACGTGGCGGGCGACGACTTCGTCTTCGTCACCTCTCCCGAGAGCGTGGATCGCATCTGCCAGCGCGCCATCGAGTCCTTCGATGGCATCATCCCGCTCTACTACGACAAGCAGGATCGGGAGCGCGGCTACATCGAGACGGATGATCGCTACGGGGAGAAGCGCAAGTTCCCCATCATGAGCGTGTCCGTGGTGGCGGTGCTGAGCGATGGCCTGACCCCGGATCATGCCGAGCTGGCCCGGCGGGCCGCGGACATGAAGAAGCGCGCCAAGGCCATCCAGGGCTCCGTCTACCTGCGCAGCGATCGTGAGCTGGCGATGAGCCGGACGGCCGCTGGATGA
- a CDS encoding FecR domain-containing protein has translation MDAPRSPRRTVRFLIALAAILSALPLGYFLFLHEPPAAPPPPAPVVPEVPRPPEQAPVARSSLKLEEIHGTVEVRRGNGEWHAVRPGEALHPSDAVRTLEGSYAVLVNGETVEVRMEAGTEVSIEALTDTLSRLMLANGMTTTRVKPGARQTFEVRAAGSDAVARTEGGRFTMSNNGKGTVAVGTQEGEVAFIGQGKVVIVRAGQQSIIRPGRGPSDPTPIPTSLLLKVNWPARPTLTRRQMVVSGQTEPGSHVDIEGQIIPTDDQGRFSKTLPLQEGSNTVRIHALSVGGLRQELKRDLNVDTTPPKQVIVDPGMWNDPRPDGQ, from the coding sequence ATGGACGCCCCCCGTTCTCCCCGGCGCACCGTACGCTTCCTGATCGCGCTCGCCGCCATCCTGTCGGCGCTGCCGCTGGGCTATTTCCTCTTCCTCCACGAGCCCCCGGCGGCTCCTCCTCCGCCCGCGCCCGTGGTGCCGGAGGTTCCCCGGCCTCCCGAGCAGGCCCCCGTGGCGCGGAGCTCGCTGAAGCTGGAGGAGATCCACGGCACCGTGGAGGTGCGCCGCGGCAACGGGGAGTGGCACGCGGTCCGCCCCGGCGAGGCCCTGCACCCCTCGGACGCGGTGCGTACCCTGGAAGGCTCCTACGCGGTGCTCGTCAACGGCGAGACGGTGGAGGTCCGCATGGAGGCCGGCACCGAGGTGTCCATCGAGGCCCTCACCGACACCCTCTCCCGCCTCATGCTCGCCAACGGTATGACGACGACCCGCGTCAAACCCGGCGCCCGGCAGACCTTCGAGGTGAGAGCCGCGGGCAGTGACGCCGTGGCCCGGACCGAGGGCGGCCGCTTCACCATGAGCAACAACGGCAAGGGCACCGTCGCCGTGGGCACCCAGGAGGGCGAGGTCGCCTTCATCGGCCAGGGCAAGGTCGTCATCGTCCGCGCCGGCCAGCAGTCCATCATCCGCCCCGGCCGCGGGCCCTCGGATCCCACTCCCATCCCCACCAGCCTCCTGCTCAAGGTGAACTGGCCCGCCCGCCCCACGCTGACGCGGCGCCAGATGGTCGTCTCCGGGCAGACCGAGCCCGGCAGTCACGTCGACATCGAGGGGCAGATCATCCCCACGGACGACCAGGGCCGCTTCTCCAAGACCCTGCCCCTCCAGGAGGGCTCCAACACCGTGCGCATCCATGCCCTCTCCGTGGGCGGCCTGCGCCAGGAGCTCAAACGCGATCTCAACGTGGACACCACCCCTCCCAAGCAGGTCATCGTCGACCCGGGGATGTGGAATGACCCCCGTCCGGACGGGCAATGA
- a CDS encoding flagellar motor protein — protein MRRAGWAVCLLLLLLPGLARAQLARAEPPELGAAIVGRVCRDLDGDGRCAPEEPGLPDVRLVLATGREVRTDARGRYHFAEVDARSPDLTGGVHLRPGRQRLRLDARTLPPDSEAAPEAVTVEVPWAAVVLQDFAVRTKAASTPPLALSYDASPPSAAVVPGGVDFLVAGKASPGDVVKVGGVPAEVDAEGAWRVRVRLDSGENVLPISALGTGNTLRLFRQRIDVVPRDGSLLVIPREPEPVGVLRLPGVEGKPAASGTSSVIAEFPEGTRIRSPRGEVTVGPEGSALVPLVLEPGHNPVDLVVLRPGEPARTVMMTLMAEPRPFAVGLLDVEATLSPATGDFRLRGRGAAHGEARLGPFSLAGELDLRDTDVDTLSERPLADWLRVRLPRLDRAPDPDLAIPEWGDTSVGLTPNPAESRLRLEVRHERFGRVGLGTYRAWEAEGEVGRYHRPLFGPFAELATHLGRLRAGVNAFAGGLTDPTRLLSAVPAYEELRTTGGSLYYLGSGSVAEGSELLRVELRDGVTGLPLGERHLVRGRDYDIDYSAGRILLARPLSLILGEPLLGTDPLTAAPEPVLCVQYAVLRLDDAPTDTAGGEAWAEWGRSRVSLSAVREQREGRPYVLLSGHARTTLGGYTLMAEVARSRGAAVLPELFGISDDGGLTWFRPDEEWAPPGGDAVGLRLRGPGLFGTGSVDAAFRRRTAGFSDGTHADTRASHQLSLRVVQPLGPWRLTVLGDDRLSADPRWPFLEVPLGARTLGVGVGYEWDRWGVRVEVRDASLRARDEPIEGPLLEGGRTSAGLHGHYSVNEWLRLSAGHRQALVLRGEGPGRVDDSFTSAGADVRVSDEALVGVRGGWGPELGPLAWVQGTWRRGQDVYYGSYSVDVDGPDFGAGRAVSGVHTDLSDGTRIFVENVASHDATAVRLARAVGFQQTLFGALNVSARYERGVRSPLDVPSPLRRDVASLSGQLVLERFRADGRMELGFGRGVPVRGSTEPVDRIQAVMALAAEAVLREDLTISGRMNYSRTYRRETRQAEARLLEGYAALAWRPGPFLLVARYGLTRELLPGERAPFGERAQQIISLLPAVRLGERFALAAGLHVGRSNRGDVAIWVVTGSLRPSVRVVDGVEVAVEAALRSVAPVGEDALGSLRGEVAYRVNERLRVAAGYTLLGFTGTGLTEEARDGSDRLYLRVELAY, from the coding sequence GTGAGGCGGGCCGGATGGGCGGTGTGTCTCCTCCTGCTGCTGCTTCCGGGCCTCGCGCGGGCGCAGCTGGCGAGGGCGGAGCCCCCGGAGCTGGGCGCGGCCATCGTCGGGCGCGTGTGCCGCGACCTGGACGGGGATGGGCGCTGCGCTCCCGAGGAGCCGGGGCTGCCCGACGTCCGGCTGGTGCTGGCCACTGGCCGCGAGGTGCGCACGGACGCCCGGGGCCGCTACCACTTCGCGGAGGTGGACGCGCGCAGTCCCGACCTGACGGGCGGTGTGCACCTGCGGCCCGGCCGGCAACGGCTGCGGTTGGATGCGCGGACGCTGCCCCCGGACAGCGAGGCCGCTCCCGAGGCCGTCACGGTGGAGGTGCCGTGGGCCGCCGTGGTGCTCCAGGACTTCGCGGTGCGCACGAAGGCCGCGTCCACCCCACCCCTGGCGCTCTCCTATGACGCGTCGCCCCCCTCGGCGGCGGTGGTCCCGGGCGGAGTGGACTTCCTCGTGGCCGGGAAGGCCTCGCCGGGGGACGTGGTGAAGGTGGGGGGCGTCCCGGCGGAGGTGGACGCGGAGGGCGCCTGGCGCGTGCGCGTCCGGTTGGATTCCGGGGAGAACGTGCTGCCCATCTCCGCCCTCGGGACCGGGAACACCCTGCGCCTCTTCCGCCAGCGCATCGACGTGGTGCCGCGCGACGGGAGCCTGCTCGTCATCCCCCGCGAGCCCGAGCCCGTGGGGGTGTTGCGGTTGCCGGGCGTGGAGGGAAAGCCCGCGGCCAGCGGCACCTCCTCGGTGATCGCCGAGTTCCCCGAGGGGACGCGCATCCGCTCGCCCCGGGGCGAGGTGACGGTGGGGCCGGAGGGATCCGCGCTGGTGCCGCTGGTGCTCGAGCCGGGCCACAACCCGGTGGACCTGGTGGTGCTGCGTCCCGGCGAGCCGGCGCGGACGGTGATGATGACGTTGATGGCGGAGCCGCGGCCCTTCGCGGTGGGCCTGCTGGACGTGGAGGCCACGCTGTCGCCCGCCACCGGGGACTTCCGGCTGCGAGGGCGGGGCGCGGCCCATGGCGAGGCGCGCCTGGGCCCCTTCTCCCTGGCCGGCGAGCTGGACCTGCGGGACACCGACGTGGACACCCTGAGCGAGCGGCCGCTGGCGGACTGGCTGCGTGTCCGTCTCCCCCGGCTGGATCGGGCGCCGGATCCGGATCTGGCCATTCCCGAGTGGGGGGACACGTCCGTGGGCCTCACGCCGAACCCCGCCGAGAGCCGCCTGCGGCTGGAGGTGCGCCATGAGCGGTTCGGCCGGGTGGGACTGGGGACGTACCGGGCGTGGGAGGCGGAGGGGGAGGTGGGCCGCTACCACCGGCCGTTGTTCGGTCCCTTCGCGGAGCTGGCCACCCACCTGGGGCGGCTGCGCGCGGGAGTGAATGCCTTCGCCGGAGGGCTGACGGATCCCACGCGGCTGCTCTCCGCCGTGCCCGCGTACGAGGAGCTGCGCACCACGGGCGGCAGCCTCTACTACCTGGGCTCCGGGTCGGTGGCGGAGGGCTCGGAGCTGCTGCGCGTGGAGCTGCGCGACGGCGTCACCGGCCTGCCGCTCGGCGAGCGTCATCTGGTGCGGGGCAGGGACTACGACATCGACTACTCGGCGGGCCGGATCCTGCTCGCGCGCCCGCTGTCCCTCATCCTCGGAGAGCCGCTGCTGGGCACGGATCCGCTGACGGCGGCGCCGGAGCCCGTCCTCTGTGTGCAGTACGCCGTGCTGCGGCTGGACGACGCGCCGACCGACACCGCCGGAGGTGAGGCCTGGGCGGAGTGGGGGCGCAGCCGGGTGTCCCTGTCCGCCGTGCGCGAGCAGCGCGAGGGGCGCCCCTACGTGCTCCTCTCCGGGCACGCGCGCACCACGCTGGGCGGCTACACGCTGATGGCCGAGGTGGCGCGGAGCCGTGGCGCGGCGGTGCTGCCGGAGCTGTTCGGGATCTCGGACGACGGAGGCCTCACGTGGTTCCGGCCGGACGAGGAGTGGGCACCGCCCGGTGGTGACGCCGTGGGGCTGCGCCTGCGCGGGCCGGGCCTCTTCGGTACGGGCTCCGTGGATGCGGCCTTCCGCCGGCGCACGGCGGGCTTCTCCGATGGGACGCACGCGGATACCCGGGCCTCGCATCAGCTCTCCCTGCGTGTGGTGCAGCCGCTGGGCCCCTGGCGCCTGACGGTGCTGGGGGATGACCGGCTCTCGGCGGATCCGCGGTGGCCCTTCCTGGAGGTGCCGCTGGGGGCGCGCACCCTGGGCGTGGGGGTCGGCTACGAGTGGGACCGGTGGGGTGTGCGCGTGGAGGTGCGCGACGCCAGCCTGCGAGCCCGTGACGAGCCCATCGAGGGTCCGCTGCTCGAGGGAGGAAGGACGTCGGCGGGGCTGCACGGGCACTATTCGGTGAACGAGTGGCTGCGCCTGTCGGCCGGCCACCGGCAGGCGCTGGTGCTGCGCGGCGAGGGCCCGGGCCGGGTGGATGACTCCTTCACCTCGGCGGGCGCGGACGTGAGAGTGAGTGACGAGGCCCTGGTGGGCGTGCGCGGCGGCTGGGGACCCGAGTTGGGGCCGCTGGCCTGGGTGCAGGGCACGTGGCGCCGGGGCCAGGACGTCTACTACGGCAGCTACTCGGTGGACGTGGATGGGCCGGACTTCGGCGCCGGCCGCGCGGTGAGCGGGGTGCACACGGACCTGTCGGACGGGACGCGCATCTTCGTGGAGAACGTCGCCTCGCATGACGCCACCGCGGTGCGTCTGGCGAGAGCGGTGGGCTTCCAGCAGACCCTCTTCGGCGCGCTGAACGTGAGCGCGCGCTACGAGCGGGGCGTGCGCTCTCCCCTGGACGTACCGTCCCCGCTGCGGCGCGACGTGGCGAGCCTCTCCGGGCAGCTCGTCCTGGAGCGCTTCCGGGCCGATGGGCGCATGGAGCTGGGCTTCGGACGGGGCGTGCCGGTGCGCGGCTCGACGGAGCCGGTGGATCGCATCCAGGCGGTGATGGCGCTCGCGGCGGAGGCGGTGCTGCGCGAGGACCTGACGATCTCCGGGCGGATGAACTACAGCCGCACGTACCGGCGGGAGACGCGGCAGGCGGAGGCCCGGCTGCTCGAGGGCTATGCGGCACTCGCCTGGAGACCGGGGCCGTTCCTGCTGGTGGCGCGCTACGGGCTGACGCGCGAGCTGCTGCCGGGCGAGCGCGCCCCCTTCGGGGAGCGAGCCCAGCAGATCATTTCACTGCTACCCGCGGTGCGTCTGGGGGAGCGCTTCGCGCTGGCGGCGGGGCTGCATGTGGGGCGGAGCAACCGGGGCGATGTTGCGATATGGGTAGTCACCGGCTCGTTGCGTCCCTCGGTGCGAGTGGTGGACGGGGTGGAGGTGGCGGTGGAGGCGGCGCTGCGCTCGGTGGCGCCGGTGGGCGAGGATGCGTTGGGTTCTCTACGGGGCGAGGTTGCGTACCGGGTGAACGAACGCCTGCGTGTGGCCGCTGGCTATACGCTGCTGGGGTTCACCGGGACGGGCTTGACGGAGGAGGCACGCGATGGATCCGACAGGCTCTATCTTCGAGTGGAGCTGGCGTACTAG